The DNA region GTGATCGCCGAACTCTGCGTGCGCTTTGACGCCTACGCGATCTGCGACGAGGTCTACGAGCATATCGCCTTCGATGGCCGCGACCATATCCCGCTGATGACCCTCCCCGGCATGCGCGAGCGCGCGATCCGGATCGGCTCGGCCGGTAAGACCTTCTCTTTCACCGGCTGGAAAGTCGGCTATGTCGCGGCGGCGCCGACCCTGCTCGACCCGATCGCCAAGGCGCACCAGTTCACGACCTTCACGACGCCGCCGCATCTGCAAAAGGCGGTTGCGGTTGGCCTGGCCAAAGGCGACGACTATTACGCGGAGCTGTCGGGCGCGCTGGCAGCCAAGCGCGACCGCCTCGCCGCCGGTCTCGCCGCGCTAGGCTTCGGCGTCGTGCCGTGCGAGGGGACCTATTTCGTCTCCGCCGACGTCTCGCCGCTCGGCCTCGGCGCCAACGACGTAGAGCTATGCCGGCGCATGACCATCGAGGCAGGAGTCACGGCCGTCCCGGTCTCCGCCTTCTATGCCGAGAACGGCCCGTCGCATTTCGTCCGTTTCTGCTTCTCGAAGCGCGATGAGATTCTGGACGAGGCGCTGGCACGGCTCGGAACATGGATCGAGGGATTGCGCCGCGCCGTCGCCTGACCGCCGCCCGCCGATAGGTTACGGGCTCCCATCGAAGCGTTTCGGCGCTAACGGGTGATCCGCTCGATCGGAATGAGCATCACCACGTGAAGGCCGCTCTCCTGCCAGTGGAATTCAAGTTCGCCGCCCAGTTGGCCGGCGATACTCATGCTGGCGAGGCGGCTTCCGAAGCCCTGATAGCGCGGCGGCCCCGAGACAGGTGGCCCGCCGGCTTCGACCCA from Kaistia algarum includes:
- a CDS encoding aminotransferase; the encoded protein is MKTTNPVYTGLPTTIFEVMSRLAIEHGSINLGQGFPDVDGPEDLRRLAADALIAGPNQYPPMMGLPELRQAVAEADRRFYGLELDWKREILVTSGATEALSDIITALIEPGDEIVLIEPLYDCYLPLVRRAGGIPRLVRLTPPEWKLDVAALEAAFSPKTKAILINNPMNPAAKVFSRAELAVIAELCVRFDAYAICDEVYEHIAFDGRDHIPLMTLPGMRERAIRIGSAGKTFSFTGWKVGYVAAAPTLLDPIAKAHQFTTFTTPPHLQKAVAVGLAKGDDYYAELSGALAAKRDRLAAGLAALGFGVVPCEGTYFVSADVSPLGLGANDVELCRRMTIEAGVTAVPVSAFYAENGPSHFVRFCFSKRDEILDEALARLGTWIEGLRRAVA